A genomic region of Cytobacillus sp. IB215665 contains the following coding sequences:
- a CDS encoding PLP-dependent aminotransferase family protein: MLEVTLNLDKASDTPLYMQVYQYFIKEIETGKISPQAKLPSIRSLADHLCVGRNTIEYAYQQLITEGYVRSEPRKRLIVNELDKDLLSQIHTIPIKKDTADVQQEKPFTYDFRYGNVDLEHIPYKLWKRHMNEVLASNDDQLIFYGDKKGDIQLRQQLVHYLYQARGISCTTDEIIIGAGMYQMLSVISQILMKTNDTVAVENPCYDGAQRVFANHGFNLEAISLEEDGLNIDQLAKGSAKTVYVTPSHQFPMGMVLPIQKRLRLIQWASHNNGFIIEDDYDSEFRYQGNPIPALKALDRDERVIYIGTFSKSFMPAIRVNYMVLPTRLLHIYHSHFVTYSQPAAALIQKTLAHFIDKGHFERHIRKMRKVYAQKHRVLIEAIHNYMGNKVNIQGTHAGVHVIISIPYRNETELHEKAISAGVNIYSAEKYWVGESTTDTAHFILGFGGMSSEKIDEGIKHLSKVWFGD, translated from the coding sequence ATGCTTGAAGTCACATTAAACTTAGATAAGGCAAGTGATACGCCATTATATATGCAAGTGTATCAATACTTTATAAAAGAAATAGAAACTGGTAAAATTTCACCACAAGCAAAACTTCCATCAATTCGTAGCCTTGCCGACCATTTATGTGTCGGTAGAAATACAATAGAGTATGCGTATCAACAATTGATTACAGAAGGGTACGTAAGAAGTGAGCCGCGGAAAAGATTAATTGTTAACGAACTGGACAAAGATCTTCTATCTCAAATACATACCATACCTATTAAAAAAGATACGGCAGATGTTCAACAGGAAAAGCCTTTTACGTACGATTTTCGATATGGAAATGTTGACCTTGAACATATTCCTTATAAGCTATGGAAAAGACACATGAATGAAGTGTTGGCATCTAATGATGATCAGCTCATATTTTATGGTGATAAAAAAGGTGATATTCAGTTACGGCAGCAGCTTGTTCATTATTTATATCAAGCAAGAGGAATTTCTTGTACGACTGACGAGATTATTATCGGAGCTGGTATGTATCAAATGTTAAGTGTTATAAGTCAAATACTTATGAAGACAAATGATACGGTTGCCGTAGAAAACCCTTGTTATGATGGTGCACAGCGGGTTTTTGCAAATCATGGCTTTAATCTAGAAGCTATATCACTAGAAGAGGATGGTTTAAATATAGATCAACTGGCAAAGGGAAGCGCTAAAACTGTATATGTCACACCGTCACATCAATTCCCAATGGGGATGGTTCTACCTATACAAAAACGTCTTCGCCTCATACAATGGGCAAGCCATAATAATGGCTTTATTATTGAGGATGATTATGACAGTGAATTTCGTTATCAGGGAAATCCGATACCTGCATTAAAAGCACTGGATCGAGATGAACGTGTCATTTATATTGGCACTTTTTCAAAATCTTTTATGCCAGCTATCAGAGTGAATTATATGGTCTTACCAACAAGGCTATTACATATATATCATTCTCATTTTGTAACGTACAGCCAACCAGCTGCTGCACTTATTCAAAAAACATTAGCACATTTTATAGATAAGGGTCATTTTGAACGTCATATCCGGAAAATGCGTAAAGTGTATGCTCAAAAGCATCGTGTATTAATTGAAGCAATCCATAACTATATGGGTAATAAAGTGAACATACAAGGTACACATGCAGGAGTTCATGTAATTATTAGCATTCCATATCGTAATGAAACAGAGCTACATGAAAAAGCAATTTCTGCTGGAGTTAATATATATTCAGCTGAAAAATATTGGGTGGGTGAGTCAACAACAGATACCGCACATTTTATCCTTGGCTTTGGAGGGATGTCATCAGAAAAAATTGATGAAGGCATAAAACATTTAAGTAAAGTTTGGTTTGGAGATTAA